CAACGTGAAGTCGCAGGCGCCCAGGTCTTCCTTGGCTTGCTCAGCGGTGCGAGCGGAGAAGATCGGGATCGTGACGACCTTCTGTTGCATTAACCAACGGAGGGAAACCTGGCCGCAGGGGCGACCGATTTCGTCGGCGATCTTCACGACTTCGTCCATGATCTTCAGATTGCGCGCCGTCATGGCGTGCCAATAATGGTTCTTCGCCGGATCAACTTCATCGACCAGGCGGCGGAGCTCATCTTGCTGGAAGCCGCTGCGGTTGTACTTGCCAGTCGCCATGCCGCCGGCGAGTGCGCTCCAGGCCACGAGGGCGATGTCCATCTCGTGCGCCATCGGCAGAAATTCCGGCTCGCAGGAACGCTCGACGATGCTGTATTCCAACTGCGTGGCGACGAACGGGTTCTTGCCCTGGAAATCCGCCATCGTGTTGGCCTTCGAAATCCACCACGACGGGAAGTTCGACGCGCCGGCGTAATGGATCTTGCCCGACGTAATCAGGTCGTCGAGCCCACGGAGGATTTCGTCGATCGGCGTGGTGTAGTCGTAAATGTGAATCCAGAGCAGGTCGATGTAGTCGGTGTTGAGGCGCTTCAAGCTGCCTTCGACCGAGCGCCGCATGTTCTTGCGGTGATTGCCGCAGCCGTTCGGATCGTTGCCGTCGGCGAAGCCGTCGAACAGCGAATACTTCGAGCCGACCACGAGGCGATCGCGATCGTGCTGAATGAATGTGCCCAGGAATTGCTCGGACTGGCTTTCCTGATACTTGTTCGAGGTGTCGATGTAATTGCCGCCGGCTTCGACGAAAGCGTCGAAGATGCGGCCGCTTTCCTGCTTGTCGGAGCCGATCGTGCCCCAGTTCGTACCGAACGTGGCGCATCCGAGGCACAGTTCCGAGACGCGCAGACCGCTGCGGCCGAGAAGTTTGTATTTCATGGGTTCTTTCCGTTGTGATGGAATGGAAGGATCGTCAGTACCCTTGGCACGCTGGCCGCGCGGACGCGACTTATGCCAACGAGCCGTCGGGATACTGCACCATGCCGGCGAAGTGGATGGCGATCTTGCCGTTCCGCAACACCCAGCTATCAGCGAACCGCATCTTGGCCGGACCGCCCGCGGTCTCCATCGTGATGTCTTCGACGATCATCAACGTTTCCGGGCTCTGCGTTTCGGCCCAGAAAGCGATCTTCGTTTCCAAGCCTTGGATGCCCAGGATGCCTTGGAAATGCTCGCGCAGTTCGTTGCGGCCGCGGAAGTACAGCGGGCGTTTCTCGAAGCTGCTGATCAACACCGCGTCTTCGGTGTACTGCTCGAGGATCCCATC
This Planctomycetia bacterium DNA region includes the following protein-coding sequences:
- a CDS encoding aldo/keto reductase; amino-acid sequence: MKYKLLGRSGLRVSELCLGCATFGTNWGTIGSDKQESGRIFDAFVEAGGNYIDTSNKYQESQSEQFLGTFIQHDRDRLVVGSKYSLFDGFADGNDPNGCGNHRKNMRRSVEGSLKRLNTDYIDLLWIHIYDYTTPIDEILRGLDDLITSGKIHYAGASNFPSWWISKANTMADFQGKNPFVATQLEYSIVERSCEPEFLPMAHEMDIALVAWSALAGGMATGKYNRSGFQQDELRRLVDEVDPAKNHYWHAMTARNLKIMDEVVKIADEIGRPCGQVSLRWLMQQKVVTIPIFSARTAEQAKEDLGACDFTLTDDQMRRLTEASMPAIGSIMPNSGAYPYPMLEYGSPALPEFYSRGLLFGNVEDKIINHRRIYGYQYHRNQAAPNAPQPALA
- a CDS encoding nuclear transport factor 2 family protein, which produces MPTATAPSVQNVPDTKLGHLYEEHIRLILEKDIDGILEQYTEDAVLISSFEKRPLYFRGRNELREHFQGILGIQGLETKIAFWAETQSPETLMIVEDITMETAGGPAKMRFADSWVLRNGKIAIHFAGMVQYPDGSLA